One segment of Polyodon spathula isolate WHYD16114869_AA chromosome 20, ASM1765450v1, whole genome shotgun sequence DNA contains the following:
- the LOC121295235 gene encoding heat shock factor protein 3-like isoform X2: MKQKFNVPGFVSKLWTLVESPSTSDVICWSSRGQNFRVVDEQKFTTEILPRYFKHNNMSSFIRQLNMYGFRKVVSVDSGLIKQEKDGGIEFHHPCFEQGKEDLLENIKRKVSSVRTEATKISQEEMHKVLLDVHQVKGKQDDMDSKLATMKRENKALWKELASLRNKHSQQQKMISKVIQFIASLVNENCVVGIKRKRPIMMSEEAPLAKHSHPHVLRADEQSGNGYSDSNDATLSSRVVITDITNISEPGKSGELFQTLSEKDKVKRAGLSGKVTTEACDSASGKDDQTAPSSPISASVSPPQTKQLNTDTTAACTEASAAEFPDNLIESMLDEAGDEVALQGDSIGERNEVLDFLGSVDISLGNLHTQLSGNQFNIRPELIDELFNPGISAKDMNIISPSSPNVGIMSEYFETRDNAETDEIDSSNDCTTDMRVEYSPNNQTTGIRELYEEKNKGPGNTPNPSFSKDVLYMLNEDTL, encoded by the exons ATGAAGCAGAAGTTCAATGTTCCAGGATTTGTCTCCAAGCTCTGGACGCTGGTTGAAAGTCCAAGCACCAGTGATGTTATATGTTGGAGCTCG AGAGGACAGAATTTCAGGGTGGTGGATGAACAGAAGTTCACAACAGAAATCCTTCCAAGATACTTCAAGCACAACAACATGTCAAGTTTCATCCGACAGCTCAATatgt atggGTTTCGAAAGGTGGTGAGTGTGGACAGTGGTCTGATTAAACAAGAAAAGGATGGTGGAATTGAGTTTCATCATCCTTGCTTTGAGCAAGGCAAAGAGGATCTGTTGGAAAATATCAAACGCAAG GTGTCTTCGGTCAGAACAGAGGCAACGAAGATCAGCCAGGAAGAAATGCACAAAGTTTTGTTGGATGTGCATCAAGTGAAAGGTAAACAGGATGACATGGATTCGAAACTGGCAACCATGAAGAG GGAAAACAAAGCTTTGTGGAAGGAACTGGCTTCTCTCAGAAATAAGCACAGTCAACAACAGAAGATGATAAGCAAG GTGATTCAGTTCATTGCAAGTCTTGTCAATGAAAATTGCGTTGTTGGAatcaaaagaaaaag GCCGATCATGATGTCAGAAGAAGCACCTCTCGCAAAACACAGCCACCCTCATGTTCTCAGAGCCGATGAACAGAGTGGTAAT GGTTACTCAGACAGTAATGACGCTACCCTTTCAAGCAGGGTTGTCATTACGGACATCACAAATATTTCCGAGCCTGGTAAAAGTGGTGAGCTTTTTCAAACTCTCTCAGAAAAAGACAAAGTTAAGAG GGCTGGCCTGTCAGGTAAAGTAACGACTGAGGCCTGTGACTCCGCTTCTGGAAAGGATGATCAGACAGCACCAAGCAGTCCAATCTCAGCCTCAGTCAGTCCTCCTCAAACCAAGCAATTAAATACAGACACCACAGCAGCCTGCACTGAGGCCAGTGCTGCTGAGTTTCCAGACAACTTAATTGAATCCATGCTCGATGAGGCTGGGGATGAGGTTGCTCTTCAGGGTGATTCAATAGGGGAAAG GAATGAGGTCTTGGATTTCCTGGGTAGCGTTGATATCAGCTTGGGAAACTTGCACACACAGCTGTCTGGAAATCAGTTCAACATCAGGCCTGAATTGATTGATGAA CTTTTTAATCCTGGCATTTCTGCTAAGGATATGAACATCATATCGCCAAGTTCTCCTAATGTTGGAATT ATGTCAGAATATTTTGAAACCAGAGACAATGCAGAGACAGATGAAATTGACAGCAGTAATG ATTGCACAACTGACATGAGAGTGGAATACAGCCCTAACAACCAAACGACTGGCATTCGTGAGCTTTACGAGGAAAAGAACAAAG GACCAGGCAACACACCCAATCCATCTTTTTCAAAAGATGTTCTGTACATGTTGAATGAGGACACCTTGTGA
- the LOC121295235 gene encoding heat shock factor protein 3-like isoform X6, translating into MHKVLLDVHQVKGKQDDMDSKLATMKRENKALWKELASLRNKHSQQQKMISKVIQFIASLVNENCVVGIKRKRPIMMSEEAPLAKHSHPHVLRADEQSGNGYSDSNDATLSSRVVITDITNISEPGKSGELFQTLSEKDKVKRAGLSGKVTTEACDSASGKDDQTAPSSPISASVSPPQTKQLNTDTTAACTEASAAEFPDNLIESMLDEAGDEVALQGDSIGERNEVLDFLGSVDISLGNLHTQLSGNQFNIRPELIDELFNPGISAKDMNIISPSSPNVGIMSEYFETRDNAETDEIDSSNGKHVVQCTHNPLLTLLDELCCSLEPEVAGPAEPSFLSLEEEFSVPFTDCTTDMRVEYSPNNQTTGIRELYEEKNKGPGNTPNPSFSKDVLYMLNEDTL; encoded by the exons ATGCACAAAGTTTTGTTGGATGTGCATCAAGTGAAAGGTAAACAGGATGACATGGATTCGAAACTGGCAACCATGAAGAG GGAAAACAAAGCTTTGTGGAAGGAACTGGCTTCTCTCAGAAATAAGCACAGTCAACAACAGAAGATGATAAGCAAG GTGATTCAGTTCATTGCAAGTCTTGTCAATGAAAATTGCGTTGTTGGAatcaaaagaaaaag GCCGATCATGATGTCAGAAGAAGCACCTCTCGCAAAACACAGCCACCCTCATGTTCTCAGAGCCGATGAACAGAGTGGTAAT GGTTACTCAGACAGTAATGACGCTACCCTTTCAAGCAGGGTTGTCATTACGGACATCACAAATATTTCCGAGCCTGGTAAAAGTGGTGAGCTTTTTCAAACTCTCTCAGAAAAAGACAAAGTTAAGAG GGCTGGCCTGTCAGGTAAAGTAACGACTGAGGCCTGTGACTCCGCTTCTGGAAAGGATGATCAGACAGCACCAAGCAGTCCAATCTCAGCCTCAGTCAGTCCTCCTCAAACCAAGCAATTAAATACAGACACCACAGCAGCCTGCACTGAGGCCAGTGCTGCTGAGTTTCCAGACAACTTAATTGAATCCATGCTCGATGAGGCTGGGGATGAGGTTGCTCTTCAGGGTGATTCAATAGGGGAAAG GAATGAGGTCTTGGATTTCCTGGGTAGCGTTGATATCAGCTTGGGAAACTTGCACACACAGCTGTCTGGAAATCAGTTCAACATCAGGCCTGAATTGATTGATGAA CTTTTTAATCCTGGCATTTCTGCTAAGGATATGAACATCATATCGCCAAGTTCTCCTAATGTTGGAATT ATGTCAGAATATTTTGAAACCAGAGACAATGCAGAGACAGATGAAATTGACAGCAGTAATG GGAAGCATGTAGTTCAGTGCACACACAATCCCCTGCTAACCTTACTGGATGAGCTTTGCTGTAGTTTAGAGCCAGAGGTGGCTGGCCCTGCAGAGCCCTCCTTTCTGTCTCTTGAGGAAGAGTTTTCTGTGCCATTCACAGATTGCACAACTGACATGAGAGTGGAATACAGCCCTAACAACCAAACGACTGGCATTCGTGAGCTTTACGAGGAAAAGAACAAAG GACCAGGCAACACACCCAATCCATCTTTTTCAAAAGATGTTCTGTACATGTTGAATGAGGACACCTTGTGA
- the LOC121295235 gene encoding heat shock factor protein 3-like isoform X3 — MSSFIRQLNMYGFRKVVSVDSGLIKQEKDGGIEFHHPCFEQGKEDLLENIKRKVSSVRTEATKISQEEMHKVLLDVHQVKGKQDDMDSKLATMKRENKALWKELASLRNKHSQQQKMISKVIQFIASLVNENCVVGIKRKRPIMMSEEAPLAKHSHPHVLRADEQSGNGYSDSNDATLSSRVVITDITNISEPGKSGELFQTLSEKDKVKRAGLSGKVTTEACDSASGKDDQTAPSSPISASVSPPQTKQLNTDTTAACTEASAAEFPDNLIESMLDEAGDEVALQGDSIGERNEVLDFLGSVDISLGNLHTQLSGNQFNIRPELIDELFNPGISAKDMNIISPSSPNVGIMSEYFETRDNAETDEIDSSNGKHVVQCTHNPLLTLLDELCCSLEPEVAGPAEPSFLSLEEEFSVPFTDCTTDMRVEYSPNNQTTGIRELYEEKNKGPGNTPNPSFSKDVLYMLNEDTL, encoded by the exons ATGTCAAGTTTCATCCGACAGCTCAATatgt atggGTTTCGAAAGGTGGTGAGTGTGGACAGTGGTCTGATTAAACAAGAAAAGGATGGTGGAATTGAGTTTCATCATCCTTGCTTTGAGCAAGGCAAAGAGGATCTGTTGGAAAATATCAAACGCAAG GTGTCTTCGGTCAGAACAGAGGCAACGAAGATCAGCCAGGAAGAAATGCACAAAGTTTTGTTGGATGTGCATCAAGTGAAAGGTAAACAGGATGACATGGATTCGAAACTGGCAACCATGAAGAG GGAAAACAAAGCTTTGTGGAAGGAACTGGCTTCTCTCAGAAATAAGCACAGTCAACAACAGAAGATGATAAGCAAG GTGATTCAGTTCATTGCAAGTCTTGTCAATGAAAATTGCGTTGTTGGAatcaaaagaaaaag GCCGATCATGATGTCAGAAGAAGCACCTCTCGCAAAACACAGCCACCCTCATGTTCTCAGAGCCGATGAACAGAGTGGTAAT GGTTACTCAGACAGTAATGACGCTACCCTTTCAAGCAGGGTTGTCATTACGGACATCACAAATATTTCCGAGCCTGGTAAAAGTGGTGAGCTTTTTCAAACTCTCTCAGAAAAAGACAAAGTTAAGAG GGCTGGCCTGTCAGGTAAAGTAACGACTGAGGCCTGTGACTCCGCTTCTGGAAAGGATGATCAGACAGCACCAAGCAGTCCAATCTCAGCCTCAGTCAGTCCTCCTCAAACCAAGCAATTAAATACAGACACCACAGCAGCCTGCACTGAGGCCAGTGCTGCTGAGTTTCCAGACAACTTAATTGAATCCATGCTCGATGAGGCTGGGGATGAGGTTGCTCTTCAGGGTGATTCAATAGGGGAAAG GAATGAGGTCTTGGATTTCCTGGGTAGCGTTGATATCAGCTTGGGAAACTTGCACACACAGCTGTCTGGAAATCAGTTCAACATCAGGCCTGAATTGATTGATGAA CTTTTTAATCCTGGCATTTCTGCTAAGGATATGAACATCATATCGCCAAGTTCTCCTAATGTTGGAATT ATGTCAGAATATTTTGAAACCAGAGACAATGCAGAGACAGATGAAATTGACAGCAGTAATG GGAAGCATGTAGTTCAGTGCACACACAATCCCCTGCTAACCTTACTGGATGAGCTTTGCTGTAGTTTAGAGCCAGAGGTGGCTGGCCCTGCAGAGCCCTCCTTTCTGTCTCTTGAGGAAGAGTTTTCTGTGCCATTCACAGATTGCACAACTGACATGAGAGTGGAATACAGCCCTAACAACCAAACGACTGGCATTCGTGAGCTTTACGAGGAAAAGAACAAAG GACCAGGCAACACACCCAATCCATCTTTTTCAAAAGATGTTCTGTACATGTTGAATGAGGACACCTTGTGA
- the LOC121295235 gene encoding heat shock factor protein 3-like isoform X4, which yields MSFFCLFADGFRKVVSVDSGLIKQEKDGGIEFHHPCFEQGKEDLLENIKRKVSSVRTEATKISQEEMHKVLLDVHQVKGKQDDMDSKLATMKRENKALWKELASLRNKHSQQQKMISKVIQFIASLVNENCVVGIKRKRPIMMSEEAPLAKHSHPHVLRADEQSGNGYSDSNDATLSSRVVITDITNISEPGKSGELFQTLSEKDKVKRAGLSGKVTTEACDSASGKDDQTAPSSPISASVSPPQTKQLNTDTTAACTEASAAEFPDNLIESMLDEAGDEVALQGDSIGERNEVLDFLGSVDISLGNLHTQLSGNQFNIRPELIDELFNPGISAKDMNIISPSSPNVGIMSEYFETRDNAETDEIDSSNGKHVVQCTHNPLLTLLDELCCSLEPEVAGPAEPSFLSLEEEFSVPFTDCTTDMRVEYSPNNQTTGIRELYEEKNKGPGNTPNPSFSKDVLYMLNEDTL from the exons ATGagcttcttttgtttgtttgcagatggGTTTCGAAAGGTGGTGAGTGTGGACAGTGGTCTGATTAAACAAGAAAAGGATGGTGGAATTGAGTTTCATCATCCTTGCTTTGAGCAAGGCAAAGAGGATCTGTTGGAAAATATCAAACGCAAG GTGTCTTCGGTCAGAACAGAGGCAACGAAGATCAGCCAGGAAGAAATGCACAAAGTTTTGTTGGATGTGCATCAAGTGAAAGGTAAACAGGATGACATGGATTCGAAACTGGCAACCATGAAGAG GGAAAACAAAGCTTTGTGGAAGGAACTGGCTTCTCTCAGAAATAAGCACAGTCAACAACAGAAGATGATAAGCAAG GTGATTCAGTTCATTGCAAGTCTTGTCAATGAAAATTGCGTTGTTGGAatcaaaagaaaaag GCCGATCATGATGTCAGAAGAAGCACCTCTCGCAAAACACAGCCACCCTCATGTTCTCAGAGCCGATGAACAGAGTGGTAAT GGTTACTCAGACAGTAATGACGCTACCCTTTCAAGCAGGGTTGTCATTACGGACATCACAAATATTTCCGAGCCTGGTAAAAGTGGTGAGCTTTTTCAAACTCTCTCAGAAAAAGACAAAGTTAAGAG GGCTGGCCTGTCAGGTAAAGTAACGACTGAGGCCTGTGACTCCGCTTCTGGAAAGGATGATCAGACAGCACCAAGCAGTCCAATCTCAGCCTCAGTCAGTCCTCCTCAAACCAAGCAATTAAATACAGACACCACAGCAGCCTGCACTGAGGCCAGTGCTGCTGAGTTTCCAGACAACTTAATTGAATCCATGCTCGATGAGGCTGGGGATGAGGTTGCTCTTCAGGGTGATTCAATAGGGGAAAG GAATGAGGTCTTGGATTTCCTGGGTAGCGTTGATATCAGCTTGGGAAACTTGCACACACAGCTGTCTGGAAATCAGTTCAACATCAGGCCTGAATTGATTGATGAA CTTTTTAATCCTGGCATTTCTGCTAAGGATATGAACATCATATCGCCAAGTTCTCCTAATGTTGGAATT ATGTCAGAATATTTTGAAACCAGAGACAATGCAGAGACAGATGAAATTGACAGCAGTAATG GGAAGCATGTAGTTCAGTGCACACACAATCCCCTGCTAACCTTACTGGATGAGCTTTGCTGTAGTTTAGAGCCAGAGGTGGCTGGCCCTGCAGAGCCCTCCTTTCTGTCTCTTGAGGAAGAGTTTTCTGTGCCATTCACAGATTGCACAACTGACATGAGAGTGGAATACAGCCCTAACAACCAAACGACTGGCATTCGTGAGCTTTACGAGGAAAAGAACAAAG GACCAGGCAACACACCCAATCCATCTTTTTCAAAAGATGTTCTGTACATGTTGAATGAGGACACCTTGTGA
- the LOC121295235 gene encoding heat shock factor protein 3-like isoform X5 has protein sequence MKQKFNVPGFVSKLWTLVESPSTSDVICWSSRGQNFRVVDEQKFTTEILPRYFKHNNMSSFIRQLNMYGFRKVVSVDSGLIKQEKDGGIEFHHPCFEQGKEDLLENIKRKVSSVRTEATKISQEEMHKVLLDVHQVKGKQDDMDSKLATMKRENKALWKELASLRNKHSQQQKMISKVIQFIASLVNENCVVGIKRKRPIMMSEEAPLAKHSHPHVLRADEQSGNGYSDSNDATLSSRVVITDITNISEPGKSGELFQTLSEKDKVKRAGLSGKVTTEACDSASGKDDQTAPSSPISASVSPPQTKQLNTDTTAACTEASAAEFPDNLIESMLDEAGDEVALQGDSIGERNEVLDFLGSVDISLGNLHTQLSGNQFNIRPELIDELFNPGISAKDMNIISPSSPNVGIMSEYFETRDNAETDEIDSSNAVTWQRSA, from the exons ATGAAGCAGAAGTTCAATGTTCCAGGATTTGTCTCCAAGCTCTGGACGCTGGTTGAAAGTCCAAGCACCAGTGATGTTATATGTTGGAGCTCG AGAGGACAGAATTTCAGGGTGGTGGATGAACAGAAGTTCACAACAGAAATCCTTCCAAGATACTTCAAGCACAACAACATGTCAAGTTTCATCCGACAGCTCAATatgt atggGTTTCGAAAGGTGGTGAGTGTGGACAGTGGTCTGATTAAACAAGAAAAGGATGGTGGAATTGAGTTTCATCATCCTTGCTTTGAGCAAGGCAAAGAGGATCTGTTGGAAAATATCAAACGCAAG GTGTCTTCGGTCAGAACAGAGGCAACGAAGATCAGCCAGGAAGAAATGCACAAAGTTTTGTTGGATGTGCATCAAGTGAAAGGTAAACAGGATGACATGGATTCGAAACTGGCAACCATGAAGAG GGAAAACAAAGCTTTGTGGAAGGAACTGGCTTCTCTCAGAAATAAGCACAGTCAACAACAGAAGATGATAAGCAAG GTGATTCAGTTCATTGCAAGTCTTGTCAATGAAAATTGCGTTGTTGGAatcaaaagaaaaag GCCGATCATGATGTCAGAAGAAGCACCTCTCGCAAAACACAGCCACCCTCATGTTCTCAGAGCCGATGAACAGAGTGGTAAT GGTTACTCAGACAGTAATGACGCTACCCTTTCAAGCAGGGTTGTCATTACGGACATCACAAATATTTCCGAGCCTGGTAAAAGTGGTGAGCTTTTTCAAACTCTCTCAGAAAAAGACAAAGTTAAGAG GGCTGGCCTGTCAGGTAAAGTAACGACTGAGGCCTGTGACTCCGCTTCTGGAAAGGATGATCAGACAGCACCAAGCAGTCCAATCTCAGCCTCAGTCAGTCCTCCTCAAACCAAGCAATTAAATACAGACACCACAGCAGCCTGCACTGAGGCCAGTGCTGCTGAGTTTCCAGACAACTTAATTGAATCCATGCTCGATGAGGCTGGGGATGAGGTTGCTCTTCAGGGTGATTCAATAGGGGAAAG GAATGAGGTCTTGGATTTCCTGGGTAGCGTTGATATCAGCTTGGGAAACTTGCACACACAGCTGTCTGGAAATCAGTTCAACATCAGGCCTGAATTGATTGATGAA CTTTTTAATCCTGGCATTTCTGCTAAGGATATGAACATCATATCGCCAAGTTCTCCTAATGTTGGAATT ATGTCAGAATATTTTGAAACCAGAGACAATGCAGAGACAGATGAAATTGACAGCAGTAATG ctgtgacctggcaaaggtcagCCTAA
- the LOC121295235 gene encoding heat shock factor protein 3-like isoform X1: MKQKFNVPGFVSKLWTLVESPSTSDVICWSSRGQNFRVVDEQKFTTEILPRYFKHNNMSSFIRQLNMYGFRKVVSVDSGLIKQEKDGGIEFHHPCFEQGKEDLLENIKRKVSSVRTEATKISQEEMHKVLLDVHQVKGKQDDMDSKLATMKRENKALWKELASLRNKHSQQQKMISKVIQFIASLVNENCVVGIKRKRPIMMSEEAPLAKHSHPHVLRADEQSGNGYSDSNDATLSSRVVITDITNISEPGKSGELFQTLSEKDKVKRAGLSGKVTTEACDSASGKDDQTAPSSPISASVSPPQTKQLNTDTTAACTEASAAEFPDNLIESMLDEAGDEVALQGDSIGERNEVLDFLGSVDISLGNLHTQLSGNQFNIRPELIDELFNPGISAKDMNIISPSSPNVGIMSEYFETRDNAETDEIDSSNGKHVVQCTHNPLLTLLDELCCSLEPEVAGPAEPSFLSLEEEFSVPFTDCTTDMRVEYSPNNQTTGIRELYEEKNKGPGNTPNPSFSKDVLYMLNEDTL, translated from the exons ATGAAGCAGAAGTTCAATGTTCCAGGATTTGTCTCCAAGCTCTGGACGCTGGTTGAAAGTCCAAGCACCAGTGATGTTATATGTTGGAGCTCG AGAGGACAGAATTTCAGGGTGGTGGATGAACAGAAGTTCACAACAGAAATCCTTCCAAGATACTTCAAGCACAACAACATGTCAAGTTTCATCCGACAGCTCAATatgt atggGTTTCGAAAGGTGGTGAGTGTGGACAGTGGTCTGATTAAACAAGAAAAGGATGGTGGAATTGAGTTTCATCATCCTTGCTTTGAGCAAGGCAAAGAGGATCTGTTGGAAAATATCAAACGCAAG GTGTCTTCGGTCAGAACAGAGGCAACGAAGATCAGCCAGGAAGAAATGCACAAAGTTTTGTTGGATGTGCATCAAGTGAAAGGTAAACAGGATGACATGGATTCGAAACTGGCAACCATGAAGAG GGAAAACAAAGCTTTGTGGAAGGAACTGGCTTCTCTCAGAAATAAGCACAGTCAACAACAGAAGATGATAAGCAAG GTGATTCAGTTCATTGCAAGTCTTGTCAATGAAAATTGCGTTGTTGGAatcaaaagaaaaag GCCGATCATGATGTCAGAAGAAGCACCTCTCGCAAAACACAGCCACCCTCATGTTCTCAGAGCCGATGAACAGAGTGGTAAT GGTTACTCAGACAGTAATGACGCTACCCTTTCAAGCAGGGTTGTCATTACGGACATCACAAATATTTCCGAGCCTGGTAAAAGTGGTGAGCTTTTTCAAACTCTCTCAGAAAAAGACAAAGTTAAGAG GGCTGGCCTGTCAGGTAAAGTAACGACTGAGGCCTGTGACTCCGCTTCTGGAAAGGATGATCAGACAGCACCAAGCAGTCCAATCTCAGCCTCAGTCAGTCCTCCTCAAACCAAGCAATTAAATACAGACACCACAGCAGCCTGCACTGAGGCCAGTGCTGCTGAGTTTCCAGACAACTTAATTGAATCCATGCTCGATGAGGCTGGGGATGAGGTTGCTCTTCAGGGTGATTCAATAGGGGAAAG GAATGAGGTCTTGGATTTCCTGGGTAGCGTTGATATCAGCTTGGGAAACTTGCACACACAGCTGTCTGGAAATCAGTTCAACATCAGGCCTGAATTGATTGATGAA CTTTTTAATCCTGGCATTTCTGCTAAGGATATGAACATCATATCGCCAAGTTCTCCTAATGTTGGAATT ATGTCAGAATATTTTGAAACCAGAGACAATGCAGAGACAGATGAAATTGACAGCAGTAATG GGAAGCATGTAGTTCAGTGCACACACAATCCCCTGCTAACCTTACTGGATGAGCTTTGCTGTAGTTTAGAGCCAGAGGTGGCTGGCCCTGCAGAGCCCTCCTTTCTGTCTCTTGAGGAAGAGTTTTCTGTGCCATTCACAGATTGCACAACTGACATGAGAGTGGAATACAGCCCTAACAACCAAACGACTGGCATTCGTGAGCTTTACGAGGAAAAGAACAAAG GACCAGGCAACACACCCAATCCATCTTTTTCAAAAGATGTTCTGTACATGTTGAATGAGGACACCTTGTGA